The Arachis ipaensis cultivar K30076 chromosome B07, Araip1.1, whole genome shotgun sequence genome includes a window with the following:
- the LOC107609392 gene encoding probable serine/threonine-protein kinase WNK4 — MYSKRENMEDDKEEHGYLETDPTGRYGRFGEVLGKGAMKTVYKAIDEVLGIEVAWNQVKINEALRTPDDLQRLYSEVHLLSTLKHQSIIRFYTSWIDVENKAFNFVTEMFTSGSLREYRKKYKRVSIRAIKNWARQILEGLVYLHGHDPPVIHRDLKCDNIFVNGHLGQVKIGDLGLAAILRGSQSAHSVIGTPEFMAPELYEEEYNELVDVYSFGMCLLEMLTSDYPYCECTNPAQIYKKVTSGKLPMAFFRIEDSEAQRFIGRCLLPAAKRPSAKDLLLDPFFVSDDSSSSLTKFGIQNYSLLNSEMEKLQLSDALPRTEMKITGKLNPDDTIFLKVQLSDKDGSVRNVYFPFDIVNDTPMDVATEMVKELEIGDWEPFEIANMIDGEVSALLPRRRASNHDEYDDDGGSHHYFRSFSSCSSSQDSMASLVPLSEAMPNEYYWLHDDLFDDTSSQGTYSNLNYHSADELDYVYNNLPSSTKKDKIPIMKSTHKCTRFSPQDLFPTSSQLAPYSSSVKGKRVMENGGSSSRLTRNRSLIDIRSQMLHRSLVEEVHKRRLFKTVGAVENIGFQAPCEVENDKNHSRSAKGENVAI, encoded by the exons ACTGGTCGATATGGCAGG TTTGGAGAAGTTCTTGGAAAAGGGGCAATGAAGACAGTGTACAAAGCAATTGATGAAGTTCTTGGGATAGAGGTAGCATGGAACCAGGTGAAGATCAACGAGGCGCTTCGAACGCCGGATGATTTGCAGCGGCTATACTCGGAGGTTCATCTTCTAAGCACCCTCAAGCACCAATCCATCATAAGATTCTATACTTCTTGGATTGATGTTGAGAACAAGGCCTTCAACTTTGTTACAGAAATGTTCACTTCAGGATCACTAAGAGA ATACCGGAAGAAATATAAGCGAGTCAGCATACGAGCGATAAAGAATTGGGCTCGGCAAATCTTAGAGGGTCTTGTTTATCTACATGGCCACGATCCGCCAGTGATCCATAGGGACCTAAAATGTGACAACATATTTGTCAATGGCCATCTTGGACAGGTGAAAATCGGAGACCTGGGACTAGCTGCGATTCTTCGCGGCTCGCAGTCGGCACACAGTGTTATAG GCACGCCAGAGTTCATGGCACCGGAATTGTACGAGGAAGAATACAATGAACTTGTTGATGTGTACTCATTTGGAATGTGTTTATTGGAAATGCTCACATCTGATTATCCATATTGTGAATGTACTAATCCAGCACAGATATACAAGAAAGTAACATCG GGAAAGTTACCAATGGCATTTTTCCGAATTGAAGACAGCGAAGCACAGAGGTTCATCGGAAGATGCCTGCTACCGGCGGCGAAGAGACCATCAGCAAAAGATTTGTTGCTTGACCCTTTCTTTGTGTCTGATGATTCTTCATCATCGTTAACAAAGTTTGGAATTCAGAACTATTCACTTTTGAATAGTGAGATGGAAAAGCTGCAACTGAGCGATGCTTTGCCTAGAACTGAAATGAAAATCACAGGGAAGCTGAATCCTGATGATACCATCTTTCTCAAAGTGCAACTTTCTGATAAGGATG GTTCCGTGAGGAATGTATATTTTCCGTTTGATATTGTGAATGATACTCCGATGGATGTTGCGACGGAGATGGTGAAAGAACTGGAGATTGGTGATTGGGAGCCTTTTGAAATTGCGAATATGATCGATGGCGAAGTATCTGCTCTGTTACCACGACGGAGGGCGAGTAATCATGATGAATACGACGACGACGGAGGATCTCATCATTATTTTCGCTCCTTCTCTTCTTGCTCCTCCTCCCAAGACTCAATGGCAAGTCTTGTTCCATTATCTGAGGCCATGCCTAATGAATATTACTGGCTCCATG ATGATTTATTTGACGACACTAGTTCACAAGGAACGTATTCCAACCTGAACTATCATTCAGCAGATGAACTTGACTATGTCTATAATAATTTACCTTCTTCTACCAAGAAGGACAAAATCCCCATCATGAAGAGTACTCACAAGTGCACAAGATTTTCCCCACAAGATTTATTTCCAACTTCATCACAACTAGCACCCTATAGTAGTAGCGTCAAGGGTAAGAGGGTGATGGAGAATGGTGGTAGCAGTAGTAGATTGACAAGGAACAGGTCATTGATCGATATAAGGAGCCAAATGTTGCACAGATCATTGGTTGAGGAAGTGCACAAGAGAAGGTTGTTTAAGACTGTTGGTGCTGTTGAGAATATTGGATTTCAAGCACCTTGTGAAGTTGAGAACGACAAGAACCATTCAAGGAGTGCCAAGGGAGAAAATGTTGCCATATAA